A region of the bacterium genome:
GCTCACCGGGGCGGGCATTCTGCTTTTGGCGTGGATCCTCCTGCAAATCGCGCTCTGAGCGGCTGTTGCCTCTCCGCGATATCGCTTGATTGATAACGGGATGCGGGTTGTTCTATTGATTGCCTCCCGGATGCCGATTTGGTATCTATGCGGGGAGTTTTCCATGCGGGCATTGAATTTTGGCCCGGAAGGATGCGGCGGGACACGACGGAAGTTATGACGACACTGGCACTGTACGGCGACAGCGACATCGGCCGGGTACGCCGGATCAACGAGGACAGTTTTCGGCTGATTCCGGAGCGCCAGGCGATTGTCGTCTGCGACGGGATGGGCGGGCACGCGGCCGGCGAAGTCGCCTCGCAGGCGGCGGTCGAGACGGTCGAGGCCTACCTGATGCAGTCGGGCCACCTGAACCGTCCGCCCACGCTTTTGCCGCCGTCCAAGTCATTGGCGCCCGAGGCCGAGGATCTGGTATGGGCGATCCGTCTGGCCAATCGCCGTGTCTTCCAGACCGCGCAATCGCAGAAACAGACCCGCGGCATGGGGACCACGCTGGTCGCGGCGCGGTTTGTGCCGGGGCATGCGGTGATCTGCCATGTCGGCGACTCGCGCGCCTACCTCTTCCGCGAGGGCAAACTCCTGCCGATCACCGTTGATCACTCGCTGGTCGCGGAACTGCTGGCGCAGAATGAAATCACCGCCGAACAGGCGCGCACCTTTCCCGATCGCAACATCATCACCCGCGCGCTGGGGACCCGTCCGGTGGTCGCCGTCGACATCACCGTGATGCCGGTCGCCAGGGGGGATTGGTACCTGCTGTGTTCCGATGGTCTCTGCGGCGCGATCGAGGACGACGAGATGCAGGCGATTGTCCGCCGCTTCCCCGGCGACCCGGAAGGCGCGATTGCCGGATTGATCGACGCCGCCAACGCCGCGGGCGGGCACGACAACATCACCATCGCCATCGGCGAGGTCCAGCAGGCCAACGGCGCCGCCG
Encoded here:
- a CDS encoding Stp1/IreP family PP2C-type Ser/Thr phosphatase → MTTLALYGDSDIGRVRRINEDSFRLIPERQAIVVCDGMGGHAAGEVASQAAVETVEAYLMQSGHLNRPPTLLPPSKSLAPEAEDLVWAIRLANRRVFQTAQSQKQTRGMGTTLVAARFVPGHAVICHVGDSRAYLFREGKLLPITVDHSLVAELLAQNEITAEQARTFPDRNIITRALGTRPVVAVDITVMPVARGDWYLLCSDGLCGAIEDDEMQAIVRRFPGDPEGAIAGLIDAANAAGGHDNITIAIGEVQQANGAAAEKAESMTVPETDDDATARIEEELIDSLFGGASHMSRLPEATTDKIRIRPSE